The sequence below is a genomic window from Anopheles cruzii chromosome 3, idAnoCruzAS_RS32_06, whole genome shotgun sequence.
CTAAATGTCAACCGGAAATGTGAGACTGCCATCCTGCCAACttccatcgaatcgaatccgAATCGAATAATTATTGGAATATTGGCCGTACAATTAGTTACAATTAGCATTGGTTAAAAATGTCACGCTTTAGGTGATAATCGATTGCAACCCTATCCGAGACGGTTTTATCGCTTCTGCCGCCAGCATTGAtagctttttttttaataaacaaaacaatatgAGTTTTTGTAGCGCATTGCTACTGTCGAGTTATCACCTATTCTGCGCATTCTCCATTTCCTAAATTGATTCAAAAGTAAATACGTTTCTTTTCAATGTTGCCGCttcataaaaacataaataaaccgGAGGTTCATTGTTGATAGATTATCGAGCAACACGAAGCCACTTATAGCCTACACGTTGCTCTTCTTTTTTCGGTATCATTCGCATAGACGACAGCGCGTAGCTTCCGTATTTAATGATTGCGAGAGAAAAAATCCTCCTGCTGACtgcgtcggtggcgtcggggCGAATCAGGGATACCGGAGGTTCCCACGATGGAAAAACCACACCAAAAGGCGGCGTGGTTTCCAGCGGACGGCACGCTCGGTCCGGGAAACGAAACACCAACCGACAACCGGATCTCGTTAGCGGAGCGGAGCAACAAAAACGCAAATGCTATCATTTCATAATGCCGCTACGCTGGCGCGGTGGCATAATTGTTGGAGTTTTCTTTTGGAGCGCGCCGGAGCCAAGGAAAATAATGGCCCGCTCCCCCCACCCTCCGGAAGATGTTCGAGACTGGCATAACTAGCGAAGGACATGGACTGTCGCGAGCTGCGCTTCACGGTGGTGACCGACAGTTCACGGTGATCTGGCGATGGCGGACACGAGCCACTCGACGGCATGAGTTACGGAGCAAAAGGAGCCGGGAGGATAATTTATCTTTCTACATCGTTACGCGTTTAATAATCGACTTCAATGGGATGGGCTCACTCGTTCCGGGCTGCGTTTCTTCAACAACGCCAATACGTGTAATTGCATTTGCAAATCAATGGCCCGATCATGTTTATGCAATGCGCCATTTGTGGGGCCATTGGGAAAGCGCATCCACTGCATATGAAGGATGTTTAAAGTAGGCGGACGGCCTGTCAGACGCAGCGGTTGGTGTGAAAGTTAGCGCTCATCAGAGGGTCTCTGCTATTGATGAGATGCTCGCACTATAGGCACTACAGTAATTACGCTATTGAACCGCCCGTACCGGGGCTCTATTCTAGGACTATTAGCACTCTAAGTTCTAGCGGCTAAATGGTTGAAGAGAATATGCTGTGGACTGTGTATGAACGTAACACAACAATCCTAAACACTTCCTACGCGAAGCAATGGCCCGccctcggaacggaagcggattGTCGGCTCGATCGTAGCGCGTAAGTAGCGTCTGGATGCAAGTGTTAGCGGAAGTAGTTTGCAGCCGGCAAGTGCAGCCCCTGAAGTGCGGCCAAGTGAGCCTGAAGTGTAAACTACTGTGGCGGCCAGACGAATACCGGAACACAATTGCAGGCAAGCAAAAGCAGAAGCAAACGGTGCTAGGTAACGATTAAGCGGCCAGGGCAGTGCGAGAGACAggcacagagagagtgagagcgagagcgagaaagctAAGTAACGTGCCGAAGGAGTTCGTgcggggaagaaaaaggatactACAGCTAGGCAAGGCAAAGGCAAGCAAAACGCAACGGAACGAGAAAACGCCCGAATGTAGGCAATCGGACTGACCTTCAGCGCAGCCGACGCTGGGGCAGCGCGAGTGTAGCCGGCAACCGGACGGAGCGGGACTAGCCGGCGGAACTGTGAGCCGGTTACCGGCGGGCACGGTGTCCGGGCAGGGTGGGGCGGCCACCCCGGCGGCCGGACAGGGGCGCCGCCGCGGTCCGCGCCCGTACCGCTTCAGGTGATTCCAAAGGCATATGATCTTGCGGAACTTGTGATGGCGGCagtgggccgccgccccggaaCCGTCgtcctggtggtggtagcggcgGCCCCCCTGGGCGCAGCAGCCCGGCTGGGCGGCGTACTGAGGCTGGCAGGCGCTTCCGTCGCCGCAGCCAGCACAGCCAACGGCcgccgggccaccaccggcgtcgCATGCGGCGCAATCcgggccgcacacacaccgcacaccggcACACTCCGTGTCGTCCAGGTCCGTGTCGGTGTCGTTGGCGTGCACCACATTGTCATTGTTGATCACAATGCAGATCGCGCCCCGTCGCTGGTACTTCTGACTCGAGTCTGCGTGTCGTTTCCCAGACAGAGCCCAAAATGAAATGGTTCACACACAAAGACAGAGAggcagagatagagagataggtgatagcgagagagcgagagaggcagagagacagagagaacaatggcagacacacacagactcaCAGAGAGCAAGAGGACACGATGGGTGACCGCAGCGAAAGTAAGGGAAGAAGCCGAGCGTGCCAAGTCCCGTTGATTCAGCGCGTGTAACACGATTCGTGATCGTTCcgtatgtgtgttttgttgctgtgtCGTGAAAAGTGGCCCTAAAAGCGAACCCGCCGCAGCATCCCCACCCTGTTAATGGATGTGTCGAAGGCACATCAATCAATCGGCAAGACGGACGACCCACGGCCATGAACCCGCAAGAGTGGCGACCCCCAgttccaccccaaaaagggccggCTCCATTGTTTGGGGCTGTGAAAAACTGTAAGCCGTACACAATGGAGTGCGTCTTTTCGGCGGACTTGTAGCATCCTTTTTCTGGGCTCGATACGCCTCCCGGTGTCGGGTGAATCCGaaagtacagggtgttccatcacgatcaaactatttaaatgttcccCCGCTATTtgttagtcgattttgacaaactAGTCCGATTCTAAAACTTCGgtctatgccgttttaattatggatcaatttacggcgAAACAGTTGGCTAAAATTATAGCGCTCTACATtcaaaataatcgttcaactatGTACACTGTACGTGCTTATTAATGACGAATtttttctgacttctttctgtaGGGCCTGAATTTGAAGGGTAAGGTTTATGCGAGCCAACCAAAGAACATTgaaaaaatgcccaaaaaagaccgctttttgtgtgtcaaatcgatcatcatcggtcatttgatcgatattgtattcttGGTGAGTTGGCATTCTTAAACtataaatcttgttcatttttttaaatcgacTGACGAAcagcggagttattcaacatttactTTCATGCGTTCACCGAGACCGCCCGTAAAACCACAACGTTACAGTcagcaacagagattaacattgtgtgtgtcgtaggccaagaccgctcgacgATTGTGATTGCCGgatgaaaagaagaaagacaCTTTTTGAATATCGTTACGGTGTCCAATGTTTGTCCGAAGGTTTGGGCGCCATTCGACATTTCAAAACCACTTTTTGGGGTGGCTTTTagaaaaagttaaaaaaacaCGATCTACAAGGATTTTTCAAGCATTCCTGAGAATGCTTTGAAAAGATGATCGGCCCTTGAAAACCCAACTATGAAAGGAACTTCTTGGATGACCTAACTAGCCAACGATACAAATCTGGCACTTCGTGTACAAAGTGTAGGACGCTCTAATGGATATCGGAGAGCAAATTTTTCCGAATCACGAACTACGCACCCTAGAGGACGCATCATCATAAAGTAGTAGTCAATTGAAAGTAGAAAACCACCGAGCACCTCCAGTTCCGCTGCCAGCCGATGCAATCAGAGCATTGAGGTTCCTAGTTCCTTGACAGGCTTCCTAAGTGAAAGTTCCACAGACGTTAGTGGCACAACAGCGATGATTTGCATGTTACACCAAGTCCTGGCCTCGCCGGCTGACATCGAACAGATGTTCGGCCCCACTCGGACCAGTCCTCCCGGGGAAGGACGTCATtgtcggccacggccggcgaAATGAAAACGTTTCCAAATGGGTCCATCACCGGCTCGATTTCGTTCGCACCATTCAACAAACAGAACGTAAAAGCAGTTCAGTATGTTTACATAACTTCTAAACCACGGTCTCGGCCAcagcctcggcctcggcaccggcaccgaccgcTGCCGGTCGGAAAAAGGTTACTGACGTTGACGAGGGACCGACAGCACTTAGAGACCTGGCGAAGCAACATCATAAATCCATTTTGCCTGTGGAAGGTTTAACCGTAACCTGCCGcatgtacgtgtgtgtgtgtgcgatcggTAGACTGCTGACAGACTGCCGAGAGCGCTGTAGTTACCGCCAAACAGGTGATCTCTGGAGAATGTTTCTAAGAAGCTACCattcacaaaaaaaggcaGCTACATAAATTATGACATTGACACCGATGGAGGCTGACAGCCTGCGGGAACCTGCGTGTCGCGGGCGAGAACTCAATCCCGGAATCGGAGAACGCACGTTTTGCGGCCTTCCTCGAGAATGCTCGAGGGACGCAACAATACTTACACCGCTGGAGCGAAGATTTAGCTCGGTCTCCGATTCGGTTTAATTTTGCACTCCGTTGTCGTACTCCGCTAATCCACCATCCACTTGTAAGTCCGGTGGGTGATGTTTACGAGTCCAGCTTACTAACGCCCTCGGATTAATCCCCCCCGACGTTGAGCTCCGGTTGCAGCAAGGTAAACCGTTAGACCCACCGTTCTGCGGCGTGCATAATGGACACTCATTATGTTCGGGGCGATGATTTAATCGCCGAGCGTGGAACAACTTTTTAATCAACTTTCAACAAGTTGCGACCGGGGCGCAAAGCTCGACCCTTCACGTCCTGCCGGTCGCGGGAGTGGCGTAAATTTTTGATGCGACTCGGAGTGCGCGCTTCAATCAACAATTTATTGTCCATTCAGCGGGTACCCGTTCCGGGCGTCCAGGAGATGATGAGAGCCATAAACCTGCGATGCCTGCAGAGCATCTTAAGCCACACAAAGTGTGTCCCAAATCCGCGGACTGGCGCTTTCCTGTTAACCTTGGACGAAGAGTTGGACCACGTTCGCTGCATTTGAGGTGAAACCCTGCGTTTGGAGCAACGGCCTAAACTCGGGAATGTGTTTACCTTTAGCTCATTTCACGCGGGACGGAGCACAGAGTAAACATGCTAACCGCAACTGCCACAACCATCGCCGGATGAAGGATCTCCGAGGCGAGTCTGCCTCTTGGTGCCTCGACGTGTGTCAGTTTGTACAAAAAATGTAAGTAACACACAGCGCCACACTCGTTGATCTTTATCCTTAACGACCCTCTGGATGAATCTTCGGTGAACTCTCGGTGGGTAATGGATAAGACACAGAGACACATTGACCACAATCTACATatcaaaacagaaacacagttagacacacacacacacagccagggAGGGATTGCTGAAGACGTACTGGGAGCTCTAGTGCGaggaaaacggcaaacaatggGTATGGCTAACAACACGAACTAACGGAACACATTTACAAAGACGCCACTGTAGGGAATTCGAATGGAACAGGCGTACATTGATGGGTTTAGGAAGAATTTACGATATTTTCAATCTTATTTCTTTGCTTTGCATGTCCTGTGATtaatttcaacattttaacTCTAACATTAGCAATgccatttttcgatatttgaaattttaacgcccgaagttatgcaatcggcatgGGCATGGCCTCTGATATCAATCATAGTTACTCAGATAGTAGATTAATTAGTTGATTTCCTCATTCAAACTCACACCTATATTATCTACTTCCTAACAAGTTAACTTCCATAGCGTCCTAACAAGTAAGGCCTCATAATTGCCTTCTTTTCACGCCATGCTTTCCTTGCCAATTCAATCACAGTTTCCAAACTCTATTTGTCTTTCAACAAAATTTTCCAATTCACTTATTCTGCGTCGCCTTTGAAGCTTACAAAGCTCCTCTAAAGACATCCCTGCTCAACCAGAGCCCGGATCAATTATAGACAAGCGCTCGCTTGTTGAGTTTAGCTGGTTCAACATTTTCAAGgataaaattgattgcaatcTCTACATTCTTTTTCACTGAACGAGTAAACCCGAACAGATCGAAAATTTCTTTAATGTTTGATCACAATGTTAATTATCGCGAAAAAAGATTGGAACTACTtttgagaaaaagaaaacaatgtaTGTACATGTATGGATGTACAATATCCTTAGTTATGCCGACTACCTTCAAGCATACAACAACGAGAAAAACATACAACGTGACGTACATTACACATCACATACCTTAAATTGCAATATGAACGTATATTCAGTGTCATGTAAATACTTTTTACTTGAATAGGCACATTGTATTAATCGAATAACAGATAAATATTTGACCTACATTATCCAAATAATAGAAAAGTAGGACGGACAACACATTTGCAAACGTGAAATAACAGAAAAAGTACCGAAAAAGTGGTACTTCAAAAGTTCCTACAATAAATATCTGTCCTCTAAAAGACATTTGTGCCTAAAAGACAATAATATTTGGGCATTTGTCCCGATATTCATATGTTACAAAAGATCAGACGTTCCTGATACAAgaagtgttttcttaaaataacgGCCAAGCTAACTAAAAAAACTAAGTCTTAATTTCAATGCCTGGTTTAGTTAGACCAACGCGGAGAACACTTCACTACCAAAGTTGCTAAACTGCATATCTCTTGTGGTGTTGTATATTAATTCCCGGCACTAAACTGCATAAGATGTGGGAAGTATGAATGCTTGATGTTTTCATGTCAAAAAAGGATCTTTTACCTTTCAAACGTTATTTAACATAGGTACATCATCGTTCGAAGATTCGAAGActtttatcactcttttgaATCTGACGGATCAATTCTTGGAGTCTAGACAATTTTAAAGGCCAAACAATTGGGCATAGTTAACTCATCTTTTGTAAGGATATATAACTGCATTTCTCAAACTCGCCTAATGTCCGCCCGTTTCCCCATATTGGCAACGGCCGTCAGGACGTCAGAATGGCCCTCGTGGTTGCGCTTATTAAGGTACACTCGGAGCCGGGTGACAGCAAAGCAGGACACACCGAAGGATACTGCCCAAGGATGGTCACTCTCTGTACAACTCGAACCCATCTCGCCTTTTTTGGGCGTCTCGTCCGTCCGACTCGGCCCACATGGtcctttcgcacacacacacacatactaaACCAACGGGAAACGCACGCAGGGTTTGACGGAATTTCCCTGTCAAAGGAACAACGATGGTGGGAAAGGCGTAGCAAGGCAAGGGTTCCGACATGGATGCGAATGAACTGGGATGCGATGCGGGATCTTGGGCAATGAGTTGGGGAATGTTGAGTTCATTTTAAACAGTAAATTTGGAGTCCCATTCTACGCCACCTCCACTTGTTTTCGTCCACTTTTCGTCCACGCGTCCTAGTGTGTCGACCGGAAGATCGGAAGATCAAAGCTGAAGGTGTGGGGGAAACAACAATAACCAACGCGGGCCATTGTATGGCCGCCCTGGTGGCCGGAGTGGGCCGGTTGGCGGTACAAAGAGGATGAACAACAATGGGAACGCTcaaaagggaaacaaacagaaaaaggacaaTCGAATCAAATCAACACCCGGACCCGTAGGTGATggtcgtgctggtggtggtgcagagTCGTACTGAttgagtgtgtgagtgtgaatgagagcgacagagagagagagagcaagaaagagagagacagagagctgAACGGCAACAGAAACAGGACAAGGGCGGAAAAGTTGGGCTGACGGCCTactgcctggtggtggtgtggggATACTCACTCGTGGAGCTGTTCGAACGTCCTCCGGCCGTcacggaaccaccaccgcctgtgccgccgccaccgttccgGTTGTTCAGCTGGAAGCTGGAGTCGTCGTCCGGGTTGTCGCTGTGCTGGAAGTTGATGACGTTGATGTTGTAGGTCACGGTCGACGACTGCCGCTTCCGGCCGAGGCGCGGGTGCTGCGGGGACGGCGTCATGATGGAGGGTGCGAGCGATGGGGTGGCCGCTCCACCGCCGGAGCCACCGCTATTATCGATTACGATATCCGGATTTGCttcgggcggtggcggcgcggctCCGCCCATGGTTGCCAGCATCTCACCGGCGATGTCCAGCGTCGTGACGGTGGCGGGCGCCGAGGTGGGGACGCGCGGTAGCTTCTCCTTCgggctggtggccaccaggTCGAGCGAGATGGTTGACGCTTCGCTCAGCTGGATGTTGACGGGACTGCAGCGGGCGCTGAGCCCCGCCATCGGCCCCCCGATGGTCAGGCCAGGCCAAACAGGCTTCGCGGACGGGGCCGGGGGCGTCCCGATAGTCGAGATCAGGTCGATGACGTTTGACACTTCGGCGGGAGGCGGGTCAGCGGCGGAATCCACTGTCAGCCGCTGGACGCTGGACAGGTCCtcggccagcaacagcaacggtgGGCTGCCGGGGGCGCGGCCCTCCGCTGGCCGCACCCCGCTGAACCCGTGATCGAAGCAACCGATCAGTATGTCCGGTGTGTCCGCTGGTGCGTCACCGCCGCTACCAGCACCCGCACCGTTCGTCTCGGAACCACCCCGGGGTTCATTCAGTACGATCTTAAAGATGGCGGCCAAACTGTCACCACCGCCCGTTGGTGGCTTCTGGTGCGCACCACCAAAGTCCGAGTCGCTCAGCGCGTAGATCAGCTCCTTCTCGTCCTTGTTGCAGCTCTTCAGGCTGTTGGTGTTCTGACCGCCCAGCCGCTGGCGTTGCTGCTCGAGCAGCGTCAGGAAGTCGGACTCGCTGGCCGCGATCGGGTGGGCCCGCTTGTGCGTGTTCACCTCCTTCGCCGCGTCCTTGTTCAGCGTCGACGCCACGTTGATCAGATCGAGGATGTTGTTGTGCGAACGGTTGTcgttgttcttgttgttgcgctccaccgaccgccgccggttggggccgctgccgctgttgtTGCTATTGTTGAGATTAGGCGATggtccgccggcaccggcgctaCCCCCACCGGCCCCCCGCATGTACGACTTGAGCAGACTGTTGCGCGAGAAGAACGGCTGGAAGAAGTTCATCTGCCGGAAGCTGTCCTTGCGTGACGGTCGGCGTCCTGGGGGTGGTGGATCGCCCGCCACCGGCtgctggtcggtcggcgactcctgctgctgctggagagcctgctgctgcgcctggGCGTCCTTTATGTGGATCGGTTCCGAGCCGGAGTAGCGTAGGTTGTTGTCGTAGTGCAGCGGGAAGATGGACGACACGCTGTCGGAGCCCTTCATCTTGCACTCGCTCTTGTACTCGAGGTCCCGCAgatcgatgctgctgcggctgagGCGTCGCGGTGGCGACGAGGGCACCAGGAAGTCATCGTCCGGGCTGATGACCGTCGCCACGATCGGTACCTGCAACTGGACGCGGAGAGAGCGCACAGAGAATCATTAGCATTAGGTCCTGATCCGAATCATTTCTACAATCTCCGCTGAACTGGTCGATGGAATTTCACTTTAACGAAAATGGAACTGCGAGACCAATTGGGCCGACTGATTGAATTTGCGACCAATTCCCAATTCTTCGTTTCTGTTCAATGAAAACACAAATCAAGGTCCCAATCAGAAGGGACCCGATCACGTCGGAGCGCACAGCACGGTAAAAAGGACGTCCTTCGCTGAATCGAGTTCAATCGAAACTCGCTTAACTGCGCAATTCTCCGCGAGCTCTACTGCGAATCGAAAGCTTATCGAATTCCCATGAAGCGTCATAAAACTTTCAACGGACCCGGCCCCAGACGGTCgcccgtggcggtggccattacGAAGATTACCCCGTTACCCCGGGGGGGATGGGATCCGATCCGCAGCGTGGTGTCTTATCGTCAGACGGAAGCAGATTGTTAATCTTTCATAACGATTATTGTTCACCGCGCGAATAGTCGCGCTCTGGCGTCGTCCTCGAGGCGACCGAAGGCGCGGCTATCTTTTGCTGCTTGGCAGCTGGAACCATTTTTACGGTCGCCCACCATAAGCGGCAGCTTAGCGTCTCAGCGCGTAGTTAGTGTAATGGACAGCTCgatgattgaattaaaatcTGCTGCCacgcgtcggcgtcggtgaaCGAATTTTGATGCCCGATTCGCTATCAAACTAGCGCCACCCGTTGTTCGATCCCGGAACTAATT
It includes:
- the LOC128274019 gene encoding LOW QUALITY PROTEIN: octopamine receptor beta-3R-like (The sequence of the model RefSeq protein was modified relative to this genomic sequence to represent the inferred CDS: substituted 1 base at 1 genomic stop codon), producing MFANRADPPGLNGTLATVASALVTTVPVPLPSTLTSAMATTSGGWPSVDAFGVWNGTTELAATANGTEPTASSIVEPSDRLVKLTVQCLKSLIFGSIIIGAVLGNALVIISVHKNRKLRXVTPRVPVSLAMADMLVALCAMTFNASVEISGRWLFGPFMCNVWNSLDVYFSTASILHLCCISVDRYFAIVRPLEYPLYMTQRTVFMMLANVWMLPALISFTPIFLGWYTTAEHLATLKVNPDLCIFVVNKSYAIISSSISFWIPGIVMVTMYYRIYKEAVRQRKALSRTSSNILLNSVQINNAANTLHVNHHHHHHQHLHHRHHNLRASDCDLGIDIKDIPHDTHSELSDLDLQVPIVATVISPDDDFLVPSSPPRRLSRSSIDLRDLEYKSECKMKGSDSVSSIFPLHYDNNLRYSGSEPIHIKDAQAQQQALQQQQESPTDQQPVAGDPPPPGRRPSRKDSFRQMNFFQPFFSRNSLLKSYMRGAGGGSAGAGGPSPNLNNSNNSGSGPNRRRSVERNNKNNDNRSHNNILDLINVASTLNKDAAKEVNTHKRAHPIAASESDFLTLLEQQRQRLGGQNTNSLKSCNKDEKELIYALSDSDFGGAHQKPPTGGGDSLAAIFKIVLNEPRGGSETNGAGAGSGGDAPADTPDILIGCFDHGFSGVRPAEGRAPGSPPLLLLAEDLSSVQRLTVDSAADPPPAEVSNVIDLISTIGTPPAPSAKPVWPGLTIGGPMAGLSARCSPVNIQLSEASTISLDLVATSPKEKLPRVPTSAPATVTTLDIAGEMLATMGGAAPPPPEANPDIVIDNSGGSGGGAATPSLAPSIMTPSPQHPRLGRKRQSSTVTYNINVINFQHSDNPDDDSSFQLNNRNGGGGTGGGGSVTAGGRSNSSTNSSQKYQRRGAICIVINNDNVVHANDTDTDLDDTECAGVRCVCGPDCAACDAGGGPAAVGCAGCGDGSACQPQYAAQPGCCAQGGRRYHHQDDGSGAAAHCRHHKFRKIICLWNHLKRYGRGPRRRPCPAAGVAAPPCPDTVPAGNRLTVPPASPAPSGCRLHSRCPSVGCAEGGTSTRPAKGWRAEHKAARTLGIIMGVFLLCWLPFFLWYVITSLCGDEACPCPEVVITVLFWIGYFNSTLNPLIYAYFNRDFREAFRNTLQSLLPCFSRRSPYGHSVYYV